A single Triticum dicoccoides isolate Atlit2015 ecotype Zavitan chromosome 2A, WEW_v2.0, whole genome shotgun sequence DNA region contains:
- the LOC119355539 gene encoding kelch repeat-containing protein At3g27220-like: MARPAAKALPPKHLVALAVVAILGLFLVADYLWASSRSAAPSIWPSRVDISTRPTASPPPSANKQTKGNASTGSMDISATFADLRAPELQWEQMAEAPVPRLDGAAIQIKNLLFVFAGYGTINYVHSHVDIYNFSDNTWGGKFDMPKEMAHSHLGMVTDGRYIYVVTGQYGPQCRGPTARNFVLDTERKEWHDLPPLPVPRYAPATQLWRGRLHVMGGSKEDRHEPGVEHWSLAVKDGKALEQEWRSEIPIPRGGPHRACVVANDKLLVIGGQEGDFMAKPGSPIFKCVRRSEMVYSDVYMLDDEMKWKELPPMPKPDSHIEFAWTNVNNSIIIAGGTTEKHPINKRMTLVGEVFRFNLETLEWSVIGRLPFRIKTTLVGYWDGWLYFTSGQRDKGPSNPSPKKVVGCMWRTKLHL, from the exons ATGGCGAGGCCGGCGGCGAAGGCGCTGCCGCCCAAGCACCTCGTGGCGCTCGCCGTCGTCGCCATCCTCGGACTCTTCCTAGTCGCCGACTACCTCTGGGCCTCCTCCCGCTCCGCTGCCCCCTCCATCTGGCCCTCGAGGGTCGATATCTCCACTCGCCCCAcggcgtcgccgccgccctcggcgAATAAG CAAACAAAGGGCAATGCATCTACAGGTTCCATGGACATAAGTGCCACTTTTGCGGATTTGCGAGCACCAGAATTGCAGTGGGAGCAGATGGCTGAAGCACCGGTACCACGTTTGGACGGTGCTGCTATACAGATTAAGAATCTCTTATTTGTGTTTGCTGGATATGGCACCATTAACTAT GTGCATTCTCATGTGGATATTTACAATTTCTCGGATAATACATGGGGAGGAAAGTTTGATATGCCAAAGGAAATGGCACATTCACATCTGGGGATGGTTACAGATGGAAGATATATTTACGTAGTAACTGGACAATACGGCCCTCAGTGTAGGGGGCCTACAGCTCGAAATTTTGTGTTGGACACTGAAAGAAAAGAATGGCATGATTTGCCTCCACTGCCAGTTCCTAG GTATGCTCCAGCCACACAACTTTGGAGAGGGAGGCTTCATGTGATGGGTGGTAGTAAGGAGGACAGACATGAACCTGGAGTTGAACATTGGAGCCTCGCAGTTAAGGATGGGAAAGCATTGGAGCAGGAATGGAGGAGCGAGATACCAATCCCTCGTGGTGGTCCACATAG GGCATGTGTTGTTGCTAATGATAAGCTCCTTGTTATTGGTGGTCAAGAAGGAGATTTTATGGCCAAACCTGGATCACCTATATTTAAATGTGTTAGAAGAAGTGAG ATGGTGTACAGTGATGTATACATGCTTGATGATGAAATGAAGTGGAAGGAACTTCCACCCATGCCGAAGCCAGATTCACATATAGAGTTTGCCTGGACGAATGTCAACAATTCTATAATTATTGCTGGGGGAACTAcagaaaagcacccaattaataaaAGAATGACCTTGGTTGGTGAAGTATTTCGGTTCAATTTGGAGACACTG GAATGGAGTGTGATCGGGCGGTTACCTTTCCGGATCAAGACCACGTTGGTAGGATACTGGGATGGCTGGCTGTATTTCACTTCCGGGCAACGGGACAAGGGCCCAAGCAACCCATCTCCTAAAAAGGTTGTCGGGTGCATGTGGAGAACTAAGTTGCACCTGTGA